ttgaaagaatgttaaattattCATATCCTTATTTGATTTGTACAAACTTTACTTAGGCCGAAGTACGCAGCATTCAGCATGATGGGAGCTTGCAGTTACACGCACGAAGTCAGAAGTATGGAAAGGTTGGTTCTGATTCTTCTCACATACTCAAATTGCTATACCTTCTTGTTAGTCTAAACACTAGTTTAATCAAATGAATCTCCTTTTACAGCTTGAGAAGGGACAGCTTCTCAAGGTTGATCCTTACTTGGTCAAGAGAAGCAAACATCACTTCCATTACATAGAAAGCCTTGGCATCGATTTGATCATCGGCTGCAATGGCTTCATATGGGTGGGGGAACACGTCGAGGTCAGAGATCCTGTGATGATGATAGATGGTCAAAAGGATGATGAGATgatctcttcctcctcctccaccaaaGAGCAGAGCCACACTCCACTCGAGACTCGACAAAACATATGCAGAATCGGGAATGCCATACGCGTCTTATCCAACCTAGGCTTCACCGTGACTGTACAAGTGATCACGGAGACTGTTAACCTCAGCAACTCAAAGAATGTCGACATACACGAGATGCTCTGTTCAGAGTTTCACGTTTTGGTAGCAGAGAATGAAGCTGAAAGAAGACGTGAAAAGAGGAAAAAGTGAAAATCTCCCATTGAAGTGCTTGAGACTTTTTGTTGTTGCAGATTCAACCGAGACTTGTAACGTGTGTTAGGTCACGTGGGCTTGTTTTTTGACTCAACAAAGCTCCAATTTTAAAtctcactttaaaaaaaaaaaatatataagcatGTCAGAGTAAGATGATGAAACCGAGttgtgttttgtattttttggaAATAACTTTCCCTTTGCGTTTCATCGATTTTGTTAGTATTGATTTCCTTACCTTATCTTGACTTTGTAATAATGATTCACAGATGCATAAACAAAAACGATAAAAAAAGATTCGCTTTTAGAACCTATAAGCTGAAAAGACGAAAGTACCCTCAGGTTAAACAATACTCGCATTTTACCAAACCCCCAAAGAGAGTTTACGGCCTTcgtctctctcgctctctcccCCACCCACACACTCTCTATATTCTCGCTTTCGTCTCGTCGTCTCGCTGCTACCGATCTCTCTCCGGCGCCGTTCTCCGTAAGCCGTTATCGTCTTCGTTGAAGGTCAGTCAGTATAACGCCGTTTTTTTTCTCGAATCGATGTTGGTTCAAATTCGAAATTGCATTACGATTAAGCACTCAATCATCACGTATTGACCGCTTTAGAAATTCGAGGAATCTCTCTATACGTTTcactagtaaaaaaaaatcgcTTTTTGGAGGATGTAATCAGAGATTTAACAATATATACGctttatgtgtgtgtgtttaaccTAAACTGTTCGCACGTGTGATGGATGATAAGGTGTGGAAGAAGTATGGTTAAAAAGCAAGAAGAAATGAATGTTTGTGGTCTCAGTGGTGGTGACAAAGTAGGAGTGTCATCACCACACCAGGAGAAAGGAAGGAACAACAAGAGAAAGCTAGCTGATCCTTCTCAAGATAAGGAGGCCTCTCTCACTGAGTTCCCTCGTTATGAGGATCAGCTCAAAGTTGAAGAGTCTGATACTATAGAATGGGATGACCCGTTTGCGTGCCGTCTTGAAGAGCTGCTGTCATCGAATCTGCTCGCGCTTTACCTCAACGCGATGAAGCAGGTTATTGATTGCGGATACACCGATGATGATGTGCTGAAAGCTATCTCGGGGAGTAGGCTCTACTGTGGAGGGAGTGATCTTGTGTCGAACATTGTCAGTAACGCCTTGAATGTTCTCAAGAACGGAGGCGAAGGTGGTGACGGTGGTTCGAGGGATTATGTTTTTGAGGATTTACAGCAGCTTGTTGGGTATACGTTGGTGGAGATGATAAGTCTTGTTAAGGAAGTTAGGCCGTCGCTCTCGACAGTTGAAGCCATGTGGCGGCTTTTGATGTGCGACTTGAATGTCTTGCAAGCGTTTGAAATTGAGTCATCTGATTCTCCTGGTTTCAGTTTGAGTGAAGCATCTGAGTCTCTTGCTTCTGAGTCTAATAATCCTCCGAACTCGGGTGGTCCAGATAATCAAAAGCCTCAACAAACCAATGCGCAAAGTGATCAGAGTGAGCCACTCAAGTTCGGAAACTTCCCTAACTACAAGAATACTCATTCTACTGGAACAACGTCAGGAAAAGGAGTAGCTTCAGGTAGCACTGTTTCTGGTGCAGGCGTTAAGAGTACATCTTTTACTCTTGTCTCTGATGAAAAAGTAGTGTCTTCTCGAAAAGGCCGCACTAAGAAAGAAATACCCATGCTTCGTCAGAAATCGTGTGTGGAGAAGATTAGGACTTACAGCAAAGGCAGTGGCAGCTATAAGGCGGCAAAGTTTGCATCAGTCGGCAGTTTCCTTCTAGAGAAGAGAGCCAAATCATCTTCTGAATTGTTGGCCAGAAATTGCTCATCAAAGATGACAACAGAGATTGGGGTGAAAGTTTCATTAGAGGAAACCAGCTGTTTCGTACGTAAGAAGAGTAGTAAGTCAGAATCACCTGTGGTAGTGGTCGACGGACAGGGATATATAACCGCCTTACCTGCAATTGCTGCAACTAAAGCATCCAAAAAGAAGTCTGGTTCTGAGCCTATAAAGCTGGTACCTTCAGCTTCAGAAAAGAAGTCTGGTTCTCAGCCTGCAAAGCTGGTACCCTCAGCTTCGGAAAAGAAGTCTGGTTCTCAGCCTGTAAAGCTGGTACCTTCAGCTTCAGAAAAGAAGTCTGTTTCTTCTGTTAAGTCTGTTTCTTCTGTACCTATAGCTTCAGGGAAGAAGTCTTGTTCTGAGTCTGAAGAAAAGGCTTCTGTGTCTGAAAAGTTAGCACCAGATTACTACGCTGGTATACCGTATGATGCATCTCTGGGTATATATATTCCCCGGGATAAAAAGGATGAGTTGATTCTAAAGCTAGTTCCTCGAGTGGATGACCTGCAGAATGAACTGCAAGTGTGGACGGACTGGGCTAATCAGAAAGTAAAAGAAGCAACTGGTAGACTTCTCAAGGATCAGCCAGAGCTCAAGGCATTAAGGAAAGAGCGAGAACTGGCAAAACAGCATAAGAAAGAGAAGCAGTTAATGGAGGAAAACACTATGAAGAGGCTGTCTGAGATGGAGATTGCGGTGAAAAATGCGACCAGCCAGTTTGAAAAAGCTAACAATACTGCACGCAGGCTCGAGGTAGAACAATCTTCActgaagaaagagatggaagcTGCTAAGATGAGAGCTGCTGAGTCTGCTGAGAGTTATAGAGAAGCAAAAGAGAGAGGGCAAAGATCGTTTAAGGATAGTCAGTCGTGGGAAGGGCAGAAGGCTATGTTGCAGGAAGAGCTCAAGGTTCAAAGAGACAAGGTGACAGTGATGCAAAAAGAAGTCAACAAAGCGAAAAATCGCCAGAATCAAATTGAGGTTAGCTAATTTTGTAGACATAAGCTTTTGCACATGTTAGGTCTTCTCTGTCTTTAAGATGTCGTCGTTAGCCATCAGCAATTTACTATAATTCTATCGGAAAAAGGTTATATTCCTTCCTGTACATACTTATATAAGTCATGTTATCATTCAGATTGAAGGAAAAAATAACTTGTTTGCTTGAATGGTTTTTAGTCTGTATGTTTATTCTAACTGCACCCCTCTGGCTCGAAGTACACTTATATCAAGTCATGTTATCATTCTGATTGaaggaaaaataaattggtTGCTTGAATGGTTTTTAGTCTGTATGTTTATTCTAACTGCATCCTTCTGGTTCGAAGTAGCTTTAGTGAGAGAATCGTTCTCAGTTAGTGATTATTCTAGTTGCATCAGTTGATGATTTCGTTCCACTGCAGGTTACTTTGAAACAAGAAAAGACGGCCAAAGGGAAACTCACTGCCCAGGCTTGTgcaataaagaaagaaagaaagaaactcgAAGCACTTGGAAAAGCAGAAGAAGAGCGGATCAAAGCGAAAGCGGAAGCAGACATGAAATACTACATAGATAACATCAAAAGACTTGAGAGAGATATCACAGAGCTGAAGCTTAAATCAGAGTACTCGAGAATAATGGCGCTGAAGAAAGGAGGCGGCGGAAACGAGCCAAAGCCAAGGAAAAGAGAGAATCATGGTGTGGCAAAGgtgaagagagaaagagaatgcGTGATGTGTTTGTCAGAAGAGATGAGTGTGATCTTCTTGCCGTGTGCGCACCAAGTTCTTTGCTTCACATGCAATCAGCTTCATGAGAAAGAAGGAATGAAGGACTGCCCGTCTTGTCGTGGGACGATCCAGAGGAGGATTCAAGCTCGCTTCGCTTGCACAGGTTAAAAGCAAGCCTTTTTCTTATTTCCGACTCAAAAAAACTTAGAACAGTGGTCTCTTTGAATAAAACAGCTTTGGTTGGAAACCAACAAGCTTGGTCTTTTTTGCTTTTGTACTTTGAGAGTTGAATCTTTTAACTTACCCATGGCTTGAGGTAAGTCATACCTCATGCCATTTTTATCAACAACTTTGCCTCTTCGTATGTTCCATATTACCACCATTTCGCTTATAGTCCctgcttttttttcttcttcctttttttaagTACCCAGGAATAttccaaaataccaaaatattatTGGGGGAATATgtgacaaaataatatttaaattgtcGTGGTGGTACTATGTTATGGTTATATTATCTTATCCTTTTTTTCTTACATATCTGCTATACGAAGATTGTtgttttgagttattttaaaTTCTCATATATAGATATCTCTACATAAATTGACATGAGCTGTGAATGTTGTATTGAGATTTGCTTTATGTGGACTGGAGAACAATAAAGTAGGGTGTAACTTGGGGATAGGTAACCCAGATTTGAACCATTACGTTGCAGATTAGATTATATTTaacttatctttatatatttggtGGCGATAGAGACTACTAATTCGTTCTTGTAAGGTgagataaattaatattttctaatttaaataagGTCCGAAAATAGTTTTTCGCTAAGGAAGATCATTATTGAATTgagagaaaatgaaattttgaagGTCGGGCCGTATGTTATTGAACAATATTATAAAGTATACTAATTAAAAGACTTAATGAACCATGATGATGATTatccaaataatttaaaattaaatgataacGCACACagtctgtaaaaaaaaaaaaaaaaaaggcggAAAAAACGACTTGGTGAAAATCGCTTTCTCTCGGTCGAGAAAACGAAAGGCTTAATATAAGAGAAGTAGACGAGAAGACaaattttgagagagagagagagagagagagagaggtgttgTTGATAACTTTTGCTAAGCTTTCGATTGAAGTCAAACACTACTTAAAAGCGTTTCCCCATCGATAGATAgataatagagagagagagagagatcgatcGGATTCAAACCGTCGGATGTTATATCTCTTCGTCGGTGATTATCGGCGGAAGCCCTCCGTGGTTGAGTCTGGGGTTCTGGTGGACGGTGATGACGGTGGCGGTGGATGATCGAAGACAGCGATGctcagtttttttatttatttgttttgttagttGGTTGTGAGTTAGTTGGTTTGTTAAATAGGTAGTTGGGGTTtagagaagatgatgaagaaaggGAAAGGGAGGAATAGTAGTGGATTGTTACCTTCTTCCTTTAAGATCATTTCTTCTTGCCTTAAAACTGTATCTGCCAACGCCACCAACGTTGCCTCCTCCGTTCGTTCCGCCGGAGCATCCGTCGCCGCTTCAATCTCCGCTGCAGAAGATGACAAGGATCAGGTCTCTTCATCTTGCTATTTTGTTTAAAAGCTTGACGAGTTTGGGATTGTTTCCTGTTTAGTGAAGTGGTGGTTGGTAACAATCTGCAACTTCTTCTCTTCTGATCTGATTGTGTCAGTTACGGCTGGTTAAATTGCTGATTTAGATGTATAATTTCTTTTTCAATTATGGTTGAAACTCTGTGAAATTGGGGCTTGCaatgtttttcaatttgttGATTAGAAGATTAGATACATGGATGGATGTATGATTATATCTGATTTAATCTGCATCTCTCAGCTAGCTTGTGTTGAATGCTTCTCATGCTaatctaaatttattttggtaGTCTTGGTAATTAATTTCATAGGTTAAGTATTGATTGTAGTTTTAAGGTTTTCAGAATGAATAGCCTTGGTTTGTCAATCTGCATCTTTCTTCTGTTGTACATAAACATCTGAACTTTGCTTTCATGAGCAGGTGACATGGGCTGGCTTTGGCGTTCTCGAGCTGAGTCAACATATCACCAGACATGTTCTCTTACTCGGTTATCAGAATGGATTTCAAGTCTTTGATGTTGAGGATGCCTCTAACTTTAATGAACTGGTCTCCAAACGCGGTGGCCCAGTTTCGTTCTTACAGATGCAGCCATTACCTGCAAGGTCTGGTGATCATGAGGGTTTTGGGAACTCGCATCCGCTTTTGCTGGTTGTTGCTGGGGATGACGCAGCTGGCATGGGTTCGGGTCAAAGCTTTTCGCATAATGGTTCATTAGCGAGAGTAGACTCTTTCGGTGATGCCACAAGTTATCCAACCACTGTTCGCTTTTACTCCCTCAGGTCTCACAGTTATGTATATGTGCTGAGATTTCGATCATCTGTTTGCATGATTAGATGCAGCTCCCGAGTTGTAGCTGTTGGCCTTGCAACTCAAGTGAGTATCAGTAAGCTTTAAAGATGTTCTGATTCTTGTGCAAAAAAATTCTTTAGTACGAGTAGTATTTCGTCTTGAGACAAAGCTAACCTTGCTTGCACCTATAGGCCAAGTATAAATTTACACATGAGTGtaaaagatttatatttttcctCAGACCATACACTGATGGTTTCTATTTGGTTTATGCAGATATATTGCTTTGACGCACTTACTCTGGAAAATAAGTTCAGTGTTCTCACTTATCCTGTTCCTCAGCCAGTGAGACAAGGGACAACTAGGGTTAATGTTGGCTATGGTCCGATGGCTGTAGGTCCAAGGTGGCTTGCATATGCTTCCAACAGTGCCATAACCATGAAAACAGGGCGCCTAAGCCCACAGAGCTTTGTTTCTTCACCCAGTGTCAGTCCAAGTAGAGCTGCAGGTGGAAGTAGCGTGATGGCCCGTTATGCAATGGAGTCTAGCAAGCAGTTAGCCAATGGACTACTCAACTTGGGGGACATGGGATATAAAACATTGTCAAAATACTACCAAGATATGCTCCCTGATGGATCTAATTCTCCAGCGTCGCCAAATTCAATCTGGAAAGTTGGTGGGGTTTCTGGATTGGATGCAGAGAATGCTGGAATGGTTAGTTTTATTCTGAATTTGAACATCTTGAGCAATTCTTAGGTCACATTATTCCTTTCCGCTAGAGTCGTCTAGCAGTCATTACTCAGCCGTGATAGAGATACTTAAAAGCTCAGAATTTCTACATAGTTTCTTACTAGGGCTCCTGAATCAAAGATCTTAATCAATAGTCACTTGCTTCAAGCTTTGTTCCCTTGCTAGTGTTTTGGATTAATTTATTGCACACATTTTGAATGTTCGTTTCATAGGTTGCTGTCAAAGATCTTGTTTCCGGAGCTGTAGTATCACAGTTCAAGGCTCATACAAGTCCTGTCTCAGCCCTTTGTTTTGATCCTAGTGGAACCCTATTGGTTACTGCTTCTGTGTGTGGGAACAATATCAATGTCTTTCAGATCATGCCATCTCGTTCGCATAGTGCACCTGGTGACCTAAGCTATGAGTGCGACACTTCTCATGTGCATCTCTTCAAGCTGCATAGAGGGATCACTTCGGCCGTAAGTATACCTTTAAGTTGTGACATATGTCCTTTCTTTTTAATATGCGGTTTTCTTGATTGGAAAATTTCTACCCCTTTTAACAGATTGTCCAGGACATTTGCTTTAGTCGTCACAGTCAGTGGGTGGCTATTATTTCATCCAAGGGTACTTGCCACATTTTCGTTTTAAACCCCTCTGGCAGCGATGCTGGGTTGCTACCTTTAAATTATGAGGGTGAAGAACCTGCCCGACTTTCAGCTTCAACTTTTCCATGGTGGAATACGCAAACTTTGGCAGTTAATCATCCGTCTTCATCGCCACCACAAGCTGTAGCCCTTTCTGTAGTGAGCAGAATAAAATACAGCAGTTTTGGGTGGCTTAACACAGTAAGCAATGCTGCCACTGCTGCAACTGGAAAAGTTTTTGTACCATCGGGTGCCGTGGCTGCTGTTTTTCACAAGTCTGTTACTCATGACCTTCAACAGAACTCGCGGACTAACTCATTGGAGCATATCTTAGTATATACTCCATCAGGCCATGTGGTGCAGCATGAACTTCTGCCATCTGTTTGCGCAGGATCACCTGAAAGTGGTTCGAGAGTGCAAACCGCATCACATGCTCAAGTTCAGGAGGATGACTTGAGGGTCAAAGTTGAGCCTATCCAGTGGTGGGATGTATGTAGAAGGTCTGACTGGCTGGAAACAGAGGAACGACTTCCCAAAAGTGTCACTGAAAAGCAATACCATTTGGATACAGGGTCGAGTAACTTACCAGTCCATGAGGATGCATGCCTTTCCCTTGACATCAATGGCAACTTTGGTGAAGATAAAACTAGTTCTGAGAAGGCCCCTGAAAGATCCCACTGCTATCTTTCTAACTTTGAAGTAAAGCTTACCTCAGGGATACTACCAGTGTGGCAAAATTCGAaggtattttttttgtcaaaatttctCTTTCTTGCTTATAGCTGTACTTAtctcttgatttttattttgctttctTGATGTGGTGGTAGATCTCTTTTCACGTGATGGACTCTCCAAAAGATAATACTGGTGGAGAGTTTGAGATAGAAATCGTTCCAGCCCATGAACTtgaaataaaacagaaaaaactCATGCCAGTTTTTGATCATTTCCACAGCACCAAAGCTACGCCGGAGGAGAGGTAATCCCAAAAGCTGGACAACTATTTACTGTCTTCTTGTACTATCCATTTCTTAGACGAAAGTTTCTAGGTGGACAAGAATTCTCACGTGCTTTACTCACACAGCCTATGTATTCTCTTTTCCAAGTTTCCTGTTTTATGTTCCCTGATGCATATCTTAATGCTTTGAATCATGGAATGTCTGACATAGGTTTTCCATGAAATGTTATCACACATCGCCGTTGGGATCTTACCAAGCCAATGGAAAGATTTGCCAAGATATAATCAACTGTCACTCGAAGCCAGGATCTGCTGGAAGTTCTGAAGAGAGTAAGTCAATATTCCCTTCCCTAGTTATCATTTATGAGTTTGTTCATCACCTCGTCGATATCCTTTCAAGTTATGTGAAAGTAATCATTTGTTTTAATTGTAATAGGTTCATCTAAACGGATGGATAATTTCCATGATTCGGATCACATGAACAACTCATTCAAGTCTTCTTCAAATCTTTACCCAACAACAAATGGGTTCTACAAGGAAATAGAGAAGGAGAACACAAATGGGTTTGTTGAGAAACCTGTAACAGCCGAATTCTACACGCTAGAAGAAACCCGGATGGAGAAGCACATCACAAATGGCTTCACCACACAACCTGTTCAGACAGATATCACTGTCAATGAACAGATGCTCTCTACAGAAGAATCTCCTATGAACTTTGGTTTTTCTCTGCGTGAAGAACATTGCAAAGCAGTAGCAGATCCAAAAGAAGAACACCTGATGAAGTCAGCTGAAGTTACAAATGGTCATCATCTAAACGTCAACAACAGCACAGAGAAACCACAAGGAGATGAGATGGTATGTGGTATGGTCTCCTTTGTAGGCGATTGATTCTCATGGTACCACACTCAAAAGCCTCGGGTCTATGTATAAATATCTATGGTGAATCCTCTTTCACAACCTTTAATGCTATTTATTATCTAAGAAAACAGTTGAGAGAGACTAACCTatcttcctaatttttttttttggtttgaacaGACAAATAGTTGTCAAAAGTCCTGAAGGCGTTCTGAagtttgtaaatgtgtaaagaTCATCAACACTGGCCTTGAACTAATTTTTGTACAGTTGGATCCAGGTAAAGATCATCAAACACCTTGGCCTTGAACTTCACCAGTCGTCCTTTTATTTGTGTGTGGGTTTCGTTTCTCATGGTGATTTCTTCTGCGACTTGTTTCTCGAGTATTTTACAGTTGCCGGAATAAAATCAACAGCTGTTACTGCAAGAACTGAATACTGAAATCATGTGATAATATATGTGAATGATGTTTTAttatggcttcttcttttttattattctcGCATCATCGGCTTATCAATCATTTAAAGATAGAAGCCGAGTGAATTTATGAACAGCAGCAGGAGGCAAACAGAGGCAAACCACCATGCTCTGATCACCACCAGACTCGACTCCTCCTTGAGGTAACAATACACAAACCTGTGGCGTAGGCCTCAAGTCTATTGGTCCTGCGTAAACCGGTTTACCCCATCCAAAATCCGCTGTCTCATACATCTCAAACCGTGTCCATTGCGTTATCATTAGCTTCCCTCCGAACTCTAACCTCTTTGGCCGTTTCACCTCCACGTAGTCCACCATAGAACGCAAGTAATCCTCTGTAACCCTAACCCTCGCCTCTTGAACCAGCCTCGTCGTCTTGGAAAGAGAATCGTTCATAACATTGTTGACACTGCTCGTAGCGCAAGCCAAACACACCACGTTGCCGTAGAACCCTTCTCTCAGCTTGAGAGCTTCGAGTCTTGTTCTCACGTTGACTGAAAAAGTGAGCCTGAGATTGTATTCTAATGGCTTCACATCAAGTGCTTTGACCCATGATTTCCATATATGTGCAGCCATTGCATCAAATGAGCTGCACATTAGGCTCGAGTCTTGTCCTTGAGCAATGCTTTTAATCCGACGCTGAAACTCCTTGTTTATCCTGTAACATTTCTGCAATGGCTTCGTTTCCCACAGAGAGTTAGTCAGATTCGATCTTTCTTCAACTGCAAGGTACTCATCATGTGTGTACTTCACCATTGGAGGGTTCCTTGGTTTAAAAACTTCTCTATCCCAAACCGGCTCAGGATCTGCAATCAGTCTCCCGTTTTTGGCAGTAGCAGCCCACGAGGCAAGAAACTGCATAGCTCCAAAACCATCGCAGATGCAATGGCAGAGTCTAATCCCAAGGCTAAACCCACCACATGTGAAGAACGTTACTTGAGCTATAAGTAACGGCATCTCAAGTATTTTGTAAGCTTCTTCTTTAGGATACTGAAAGATTAACGGTAGCCAAGCTGGATTTGGCACTGTGAGATCTCCAAGATCATCTAAGGCCATTGAAGAACTCGCTGACACCATCAACGCACCTTGCTCTGCGCCGAAGAAAACTTCTAGTTTCCCGTTTTCCACTTCCCTTAACCTACCGGAGAATGGATAATACGGAACAAGAACCTCGCCAAGAGCATCTTGAAGCCATTTAAGTACCAAACACTCTCGAGTTTTGGTTTGGTCATTGCTTGAACGGTAGAAATAAACGGAGGGAGTGAGGACACGCGCTCCGACCGTATCATCCAGGTTTGATAGATAGAGACTATGGTGAGGAGACTGATCTGCAGGTGTTGGACTTGATGGATGTACAAGAAAATTGCTGTTGATGGTGACTGGGATATGGAGATGAGAGAACTTAAGTTCTTGAATGCAGGAATCcatttttgataaattaaacAAGATATATAGTTtcaatcttttttgttttgttttgatcttTACACCAATACGGTACCCCCCATGAAGAAGGGACGAATTTGTAGAGAGAATTCAATTAGCTAAACCGGTTTTTGGTTTAGGTGAGAGATAGGTTGCAGGTGTTGTTCTTGCATAGTAAACTGGTTATTTATGTGTTGTATCATCCAACAAGCATGAGATGAAAAAACAAGTTGTgcatgattattattattattattattattacgtCGTACAAAGGACATAGTGTCACGACAAATACTGAATAGTGAGACAAGACATGAGTTTGTCAAAGAAGATACTGATTCACCACATGTCTTAGATCCTAAACTGATGTAACGCAGGAGTACTGATTGTTTTTGACCTGAAGATGGCTGCGAACTCGTTGATGGTTAACTCCCTGTACTTGGCAGGGTTTTCTTCAGACAGAGGATTAGCCTTCATGAATGTGCTGAAGAAACATGGTGCTGAAATACGCGGTACAGAAGATCCATACCACTCTATGCTCCGCGCTTATGAACTTGTCATTGGTTATAAGCTGCACATGGTATATTACAAAAAAGATCAAACCATAGATGAAACGAAGCTAGAACTCAGGACATTTTATTCTTAATTGACCTGGAGAAGATCTCCCATGTTAGCGACAAGAGCTCTAGGGACAGGAGGGACATCAATCCAGGTTTGGTCATGGAGAACTTGAAGCCCTCCAATATTGTCCTGAAGTAGGACTGTGAGATACGAAAAATCGGTGTGCTTGCTTAAGCCTAAAGTTAGGTCAGGCTGAGGGCAAGGTGGGTAGTATTGGCAGAACATGACTTGAGACTTGGCGCAATCAATGTCCTTGAGGTGACTTGAGTTTTGCCCCAAAGCCTCTGATAGAAGCTCAAAGAGAAGTTCACCTAAGGCCTTCATGTGTTTTGAGAACTCCATCATACTCCCTGCCACATCAAAACAACTATCCATGCTAAGCTTCAACTTTACTCTTTAGTATATATCATTCCTAGATAGTTAGCCATTATCAAAAGACATGCATGGTTATAAAGTTTTCGTACGACTCATTCCGGTCTGTTTATTGATGCTacttcaagtttgagtaataaaatttttgatgtaaaaaaaaaaaatcaaaaggcaTGTATAATCATGGTCGGTTTTTGGCACAATCCGATGAAACATTGGTAGTGAGTCCCAAAATTTTAGTAAgaagcaatatatatatatatagacatggcttctaattttttgttataaaaaacttAGGGTGTAACCAGGTTCTGTACATTAGCCAGTAGGATATAAAACAACGCACCTAAAAGGGCCGAGAATAAACAAAAGggtccattttttttataaatcacaTGTATCCCGACCTAATGAACCAAAATCAATTATTGGTTTTGTACTTTTGTTAGTTGTCGCCATTTGTATATTTGAGCCACACCTGAAAAGATTTTGTTTATTATGTGACTGGTTTCGATGATTACGATAAGATGACCCCCTTTATTTGGGGCTTTAGTTTGGGCTTGGTTCTGGAGCTCAGTCTTGAACTAGGCCTTATCATGTGCATAATAAGTTCAAGGGTTGAGTCTTTCccgtttacaaaaatataaatcttttacgaggaaatgaagTATCATGGTGTGAAGTAAAGGTCCAATTCCTGGCCCACACAAGTCCAGCAACgtttgaagacctgcaacaaaaGGAATAATCACGTTAGTTTC
This region of Brassica napus cultivar Da-Ae chromosome C5, Da-Ae, whole genome shotgun sequence genomic DNA includes:
- the LOC106401029 gene encoding omega-hydroxypalmitate O-feruloyl transferase; this encodes MDSCIQELKFSHLHIPVTINSNFLVHPSSPTPADQSPHHSLYLSNLDDTVGARVLTPSVYFYRSSNDQTKTRECLVLKWLQDALGEVLVPYYPFSGRLREVENGKLEVFFGAEQGALMVSASSSMALDDLGDLTVPNPAWLPLIFQYPKEEAYKILEMPLLIAQVTFFTCGGFSLGIRLCHCICDGFGAMQFLASWAATAKNGRLIADPEPVWDREVFKPRNPPMVKYTHDEYLAVEERSNLTNSLWETKPLQKCYRINKEFQRRIKSIAQGQDSSLMCSSFDAMAAHIWKSWVKALDVKPLEYNLRLTFSVNVRTRLEALKLREGFYGNVVCLACATSSVNNVMNDSLSKTTRLVQEARVRVTEDYLRSMVDYVEVKRPKRLEFGGKLMITQWTRFEMYETADFGWGKPVYAGPIDLRPTPQVCVLLPQGGVESGGDQSMVVCLCLPPAAVHKFTRLLSLND
- the LOC106398154 gene encoding 1-aminocyclopropane-1-carboxylate oxidase homolog 5-like — encoded protein: MDSCFDVAGSMMEFSKHMKALGELLFELLSEALGQNSSHLKDIDCAKSQVMFCQYYPPCPQPDLTLGLSKHTDFSYLTVLLQDNIGGLQVLHDQTWIDVPPVPRALVANMGDLLQLITNDKFISAEHRVVWIFCTAYFSTMFLQHIHEG